A genomic segment from Nicotiana sylvestris chromosome 1, ASM39365v2, whole genome shotgun sequence encodes:
- the LOC104249799 gene encoding universal stress protein A-like protein isoform X2, with protein MADVAAKARKILVAVDESEESTYALSWCIENIFTGGNTNDALILLYSIPPRAVYSSLDGTGYLFSSDILATMERYSNDVAQCVMEKAKRLCKDLDGVKVETIVERGDARDVICQAAERLHVDMLVMGSHGYGVIKRAFLGSVSNHCAQNVKCPVLIVKKPKTNGSSK; from the exons ATGGCTGACGTGGCAGCAAAGGCGCGGAAGATCTTGGTGGCCGTTGATGAGAGCGAGGAGAGCACCTACGCCCTTTCATGGTGTATAGAGAACATATTCACTGGAGGAAATACCAATGATGCCCTTATCCTCCTCTACTCCATACCTCCTCGAGCTGTTTACTCTTCCTTGGACGGAACAG GGTATTTGTTTTCATCTGATATATTGGCGACGATGGAGAGGTACAGTAATGATGTAGCACAGTGTGTTATGGAGAAGGCGAAACGACTTTGCAAGGACTTGGATGGG GTTAAGGTAGAGACGATAGTGGAGCGCGGTGATGCAAGGGACGTGATTTGTCAGGCGGCGGAAAGGTTACATGTCGACATGCTCGTCATGGGAAGCCATGGCTATGGTGTCATCAAGAG GGCATTTCTTGGGAGTGTGAGCAACCACTGTGCACAGAATGTCAAGTGTCCAGTTTTAATAGTGAAAAAGCCAAAAACCAATGGCAGCAGCAAATAG
- the LOC104249800 gene encoding histidine kinase CKI1-like → MGSNVLRQSAQAYLLLVFLFVIVVVSLCAFIIIVFKAAKREMFLCAALIKQVESTNQAERKSITKSLAFAAASHDIRNGFGIITCLINHCLNEASPDSETASNLQLINNETTSLLGILNSVLDASKIEAGKMPLKVEEFDLAELLENIVDLHYHRAIEKGVDLVLDPGDGSLSTFRSVKGDKVKIMQIVSNLVTNAIKFTSEGHISVKVSVSKPSKDNALIVCNRHSPLNCLTRLCTKQKCCCNTLNEFPAIQKNPNCMEFTFEVDDTGVGIPKDKQKHVFENFVQVKETTYGEEGYGLGLGIVQSMVHLMGGEIKIVDKEDGERGTRFQFNIFLTSCVPVSVVEAEEQETNTQNHGLRSYLYHHLGLPFRSSPSRSEGYHVVLFLVEEKRRKVLSRAISKMNIKVSEVGKINEFVQTLDRIKRKLDLSSSSLEKFEVNLNLTSGDTNEVASGTKDTHDQAIPHCKRSNSNGSSNFIIIIIDSQAGPLSELSSPVVNFKKDLQNLSCKVVLLQDHVSSSSQPPLPPFDYVFQKPLHGKRLYEVLRLLSEYRNSSIQHDRTKTDQEIEFQELDSDALPKCQLEEIVINDCNKRSSTSKDFKGKKVLVVDDQPILRMYASKSLQKLGADVDVSENGKDACDKVLKSLKDMSEGYDDSNRTYDFILMDCEMPVMSGYEATRLIRVEEKKHGIHIPIIALTAHTMDDEMKLHIKDAGMDFHLTKPLNVQQLYDLINNIQF, encoded by the exons ATGGGAAGTAATGTCCTAAGGCAAAGCGCGCAAGCATATTTGCTGCTTGTGTTCTTGTTTGTTATTGTAGTAGTTTCGCTATGTGCTTTCATTATCATAGTCTTCAAAGCTGCAAAAAGAGAGATGTTTTTGTGTGCTGCTCTGATCAAACAAGTGGAATCAACTAATCAAGCAGAGAGGAAAAGTATAACAAAGAGTCTCGCATTTGCTGCTGCAAGTCATGACATTCGTAATGGTTTTGGAATTATAACTTGTCTGATAAACCACTGTCTGAATGAGGCATCCCCAGATTCTGAGACTGCATCTAACCTGCAGCTCATCAATAATGAAACCACAAGCCTTTTAG GCATATTAAATTCTGTTCTGGACGCGAGCAAGATTGAAGCTGGTAAAATGCCACTCAAGGTAGAAGAGTTCGATCTGGCAGAACTCCTCGAGAACATAGTTGATTTGCATTATCATAGAGCCATAGAGAAGGGAGTGGATTTGGTACTTGACCCTGGTGATGGGTCTCTTTCAACGTTTCGCTCAGTGAAAGGTGACAAAGTGAAAATTATGCAGATAGTAAGTAATTTGGTTACCAATGCTATCAAATTTACCTCAGAAGGCCATATCTCCGTCAAAGTTTCTGTGAGCAAACCAAGTAAAGACAATGCCCTTATTGTTTGTAATCGGCATAGTCCGTTGAACTGCTTGACAAGATTGTGCACGAAGCAAAAGTGTTGCTGCAATACGTTGAATGAATTTCCAGCAATTCAAAAGAATCCCAATTGCATGGAATTCACATTTGAGGTGGATGACACAGGTGTGGGGATTCCGAAAGATAAACAAAAACATGTCTTTGAGAACTTTGTTCAGGTGAAAGAAACAACTTATGGAGAAGAAGGTTATGGCTTGGGACTAGGCATTGTTCAATCGATG GTGCATCTGATGGGGGGAGAGATCAAGATTGTTGACAAAGAGGATGGAGAAAGAGGCACTCGCTTCCAATTCAACATATTTCTGACTAGTTGTGTTCCAGTATCTGTTGTTGAAGCTGAGGAACAAGAAACCAATACgcaaaatcatggccttcgcagTTATCTTTACCATCACTTGGGACTGCCATTTCGGTCATCTCCATCTAGATCAGAGGGATATCATGTTGTCCTATTCCTAGTtgaagaaaaaaggagaaaagtttTAAGCAGAGCGATTAGCAAAATGAACATAAAAGTTTCAGAGGTGGGTAAAATTAACGAATTTGTTCAGACGCTTGATAGAATAAAAAGAAAGTTAGACCTTTCCTCTAGTTCCCTTGAGAAATTTGAGGTAAATTTGAATTTAACCTCTGGTGATACAAATGAAGTGGCTTCAGGCACAAAGGACACACATGATCAAGCCATCCCTCATTGCAAAAGGTCTAATTCCAATGGCTCATCGAATTTCATAATTATCATTATTGATTCTCAGGCAGGACCTCTCTCAGAATTGAGTTCACCGGTGGTTAATTTCAAGAAAGATTTGCAGAATCTTAGTTGCAAGGTTGTGTTGTTGCAAGATCATGTAAGCAGCAGCAGCCAACCACCGCTTCCTCCTTTTGATTATGTTTTTCAAAAGCCATTACATGGCAAACGTTTATATGAAGTGCTTAGGCTTCTATCTGAGTATCGAAATAGTTCAATCCAACATGATAGGACTAAGACGGATCAAGAAATCGAATTCCAAGAATTGGATTCAGATGCCTTACCTAAGTGCCAACTCGAGGAGATTGTGATAAATGATTGTAACAAAAGGAGTAGTACTAGCAAGGACTTCAAAGGAAAGAAGGTTTTGGTGGTTGATGATCAGCCCATATTGCGCATGTATGCTTCCAAGTCTCTTCAAAAATTAGGAGCAGATGTTGATGTTTCTGAGAATGGAAAAGATGCCTGTGATAAGGTTTTGAAATCTTTGAAAGACATGTCTGAAGGTTATGATGATTCCAACAGAACCTATGATTTTATATTGATGGACTGTGAG ATGCCGGTTATGAGTGGGTATGAGGCAACAAGGCTTATACGAGTGGAGGAGAAGAAGCATGGCATTCACATTCCCATAATTGCATTGACTGCCCATACTATGGATGATGAGATGAAGTTGCATATCAAAGATGCTGGAATGGATTTTCACTTGACTAAACCTTTAAATGTTCAACAGTTGTATGATCTCATCAACAACATCCAGTTTTGA
- the LOC138874632 gene encoding histidine kinase CKI1-like: MQRMKLYSCNVLRHVFFLILLGVAIYIFMKLSMMKNQSERHVNMLSEQLRNKTFSQIEHTANMFLPLNYSASSLARGLSSSLNGTQLPFTEIQTKVAPLLFLSLSTIPFVSQVSYVGQDRLMLAFYTEEGHDEDQTFAVFSNTSSAVWYSQPVNRDTGMLYGQPVVVDTKTVVVETLGWSKESLKGTMGYASQSSISTGLNKAKRELFFNTATMDGRGKISVGFPVQYVDDRFSALNFYGADFHLASNNGQVIVDTKIPHTSIIVYNGTVSVQFKNLNGSRDDLSGNQSCKLVNGERGQFEVKIKENNFVFYCSVIEIAGLESVCLDQLLYMSPF; encoded by the exons ATGCAGCGGATGAAGCTTTACTCCTGCAATGTGTTACGTCATGTTTTCTTCCTCATTCTCCTT GGAGTGGCAATTTACATATTTATGAAGTTGTCTATGATGAAAAATCAGAGTGAACGCCATGTGAACATGCTATCAGAACAATTGagaaataaaacattttcacAGATTGAACACACTGCCAATATGTTTCTTCCCCTAAATTACTCAGCATCAAGCTTGGCTAGAGGTCTAAGTTCATCTCTCAATGGAACTCAGTTACCCTTCACCGAAATCCAAACTAAG GTAGCACCTCTTTTGTTTTTGTCACTTTCAACAATCCCATTCGTATCACAAGTCTCATACGTGGGACAAGATAGGCTAATGCTCGCTTTTTACACTGAAGAAGGCCACGACGAGGACCAAACTTTTGCAGTGTTTTCCAATACTTCATCTGCAGTATGGTATAGTCAGCCAGTGAATCGTGACACGGGGATGCTTTATGGGCAACCAGTGGTTGTTGATACAAAAACAGTTGTCGTTGAGACTCTAGGCTGGTCTAAAGAATCCTTAAAAGGAACAATGGGGTATGCATCTCAGTCCTCTATTAGCACTGGTTTGAACAAGGCCAAGAGGGAATTATTTTTCAATACAGCCACAATGGATGGAAGAGGTAAGATCTCTGTGGGGTTTCCAGTACAATATGTGGATGACAGATTTTCCGCCTTAAATTTTTACGGTGCGGATTTTCACCTGGCTAGTAACAATGGTCAAGTAATTGTGGACACAAAGATTCCTCATACCAGCATAATCGTGTATAATGGTACTGTTTCTGTGCAATTCAAGAACTTGAATGGTTCTCGTGACGATTTGAGTGGCAACCAGTCTTGCAAGCTGGTAAATGGAGAAAGGGGACAGTTTGAAGTGAAAATCAAGGAGAATAATTTCGTATTCTACTGCTCTGTCATTGAAATAGCTGGACTCGAATCGGTATGCCTTGATCAATTACTTTATATGTCACCATTTTGA
- the LOC104249799 gene encoding universal stress protein PHOS34 isoform X1 → MADVAAKARKILVAVDESEESTYALSWCIENIFTGGNTNDALILLYSIPPRAVYSSLDGTGEKDSPEGYLFSSDILATMERYSNDVAQCVMEKAKRLCKDLDGVKVETIVERGDARDVICQAAERLHVDMLVMGSHGYGVIKRAFLGSVSNHCAQNVKCPVLIVKKPKTNGSSK, encoded by the exons ATGGCTGACGTGGCAGCAAAGGCGCGGAAGATCTTGGTGGCCGTTGATGAGAGCGAGGAGAGCACCTACGCCCTTTCATGGTGTATAGAGAACATATTCACTGGAGGAAATACCAATGATGCCCTTATCCTCCTCTACTCCATACCTCCTCGAGCTGTTTACTCTTCCTTGGACGGAACAGGTGAGAAAGACAGCCCTGAAG GGTATTTGTTTTCATCTGATATATTGGCGACGATGGAGAGGTACAGTAATGATGTAGCACAGTGTGTTATGGAGAAGGCGAAACGACTTTGCAAGGACTTGGATGGG GTTAAGGTAGAGACGATAGTGGAGCGCGGTGATGCAAGGGACGTGATTTGTCAGGCGGCGGAAAGGTTACATGTCGACATGCTCGTCATGGGAAGCCATGGCTATGGTGTCATCAAGAG GGCATTTCTTGGGAGTGTGAGCAACCACTGTGCACAGAATGTCAAGTGTCCAGTTTTAATAGTGAAAAAGCCAAAAACCAATGGCAGCAGCAAATAG